In Actinoplanes lobatus, the DNA window GCGGCGTGAGCGCCCGCCAGGCCGGACAGCACGGCGTGAGCGCCCGCCAGGCCGGACAGCACGGGCGACGCAACGTGAGCGCCCGCCGAGCCGGACAGCACGGCGTGAGCACCCGCCAGGCCGGACAGCACGGGCGACGGATGACAGTGGGGCAATTGACCAGCAGGGTCTCCGCTGAGAGCCGGCCGGACCACCGACCTCCGCCGACGGTCGCGGCACAGGGCTGGCCCCTGGCGGCTTGGCGCGGGAAGCCACTGGAACGGGCAGGAATCGCCGGGGCAGCACAGCCCCCGTACAAGAAGGAGGGCAGGAGAGGCACGCGCGGGCCACGCAGACGTCAGGAACGGACCGAGCCCTGCGCACGGGACGGCCGCCGCGGCGCCGACGCCTACGAACCCCGTTCATCCCGCCGGAGCCCCGCGCACGGGACGGCCGCCGCGGCGCCGACGTCTACGAGCCCGTTCATCCCGCCGAGTCCGGCGCGAGGACGGCCGAGGGCCTGGGGTTCACCGGCGAGAAGTGGCTACGGGCCGAACGGAAGCGCACAAAGCGGAGAGAAACACTGTCGCAGCCACGCGGCGAGCGGGCGACAGGTCACCCGGCGGGGCCGGCCCACCCAGCGCAATCACCGCACCGTGGGCTCTGGGGCTCGGCCTCAGGAGGGAAATACGAAGAAGGGCCCGGTCCGCGGACCGGGCCCTTCTTATTCGTAGCGGGGACAGGATTTGAACCTGCGACCTCTGGGTTATGAGCCCAGCGAGCTACCGAGCTGCTCCACCCCGCGTCGGTTTCTTAACCCTAGCGCACCGACTCCGGGGACCGCAAAACGGCCCCCGGAGACGATCGTCACCCGCCCGATGTTCCCGACGGGCTGGCAGCCGTGGACGGGCTCGGCGACGTGCTCGGCGACGTGCTCGGCGCGGCGCCGGGCTTGCTGGCCGCCTGGAAGCGGGCCATAGCCTCGTCGAGGGCCTTGAGCGCCTCACCCTGCTTGGCGAAGTCGCCGGCCTGCTGCGCGGCGCGCAGGTCCTCGATGGCCTTGTCGACGTCCGCGGCCGCCTGGGCCAGCTCGGCGCTGATCTGGCCGGGCGGCTGGTTGGTGGACGGCGGGGTCGTCGGGGTCGTCGGGGTGCCGCCGGTGCTGGGCGGGGCGGCCTTACCGAGGGCCGCGAGTGCTTCGAGACCGCCGGTGAGGTTGTCCGCGAGGACGACGTAGTTGCCGGCGTCACCGTAGGAGACCAGCACCTTCTGGAGCAGTGGCGCCGTGCTGGCCTGGCTGTCCCGCACGTAGACGGGTTCGACGTACAGGATGTCGTCGGCCAGTGGCAGCGAGATCAGGTTGCCGTAGAGAACCGTCGCCTGGCCACTACGGGTGAGCAGGGTCAACTGGTTGGAGACGGAGGAGTTGTTGACCATCCGCTGGTGCACCTGGACCGGACCGGGCACGACCGTGTTGTCGGGCAGCTCGAGAACTTCGAGCCGGGGTTGCCCGTCGACGTAGGAGCCGGAGATCAGGGCCGCCATGTTCTCCCGGTTGGCCGGGGTGACCCCGGAGGTCAGCTGGAACCGGGTCTCCTCCTGCTCGGGCAGCTTGACGTTCAGGTAGAACGGCGGCTGCTTGCCGCTCGACGGCGAGTCCGGAGCGTTCGGGACCTGCCAGAAGTCGTCGCCGGAGAAGAACGTCCGCGCGTCGGTGACGTGGAACTTGGTGAGCAGGTTGCGCTGCACCTTGAACAGGTCGGCCGGGTAGCGGAAGTGCTCGGCAAGCGCCGCCGGGATCTGGCTCTTCGGGACGATCAGGTCGCCGCCGAACGCCTTGTTCCACGCCTTGAGAACCGGGTCCTGCTCGTCGAACTCGTAGAGCGTCACGGTGCCGTCGTACGCGTCGACGGTCGCCTTGACCGAGTTGCGCATGTAGTTGACGTCGTCCTTGGCCAGGGCGAAGGAACCGGTGCCGGTCAGCTCGTCACGCGTCTCGGTGGCCAGGTTGATCTTCTGGGCGTACGGGTAGGTCTTCGCGGTCGTGTAGCCGTCGAGGATCCAGGTGATCCGCCCGTTGACGACGGCCGGGTACGGGTCGCCGTCGATGGTGAGGAACGGCGCGACCTTGGCGACCCGCTCACGGGGCTCCCGGATGTACATCAGCCGGGAGTCCGCGTTGACCGCGTCGGAGAGCAGGAAGTTGCTCTCGGTGTTCTTGATCGCGAAGACCATCCGGCGGAAGAACGAGCCGATCTCGACGCCGCCCTTGCCCTCGTACGTGTAGAGCACGTCACCGCTGCTGGCGTTCTGCTCCTGCGGCCGGTCGAACTCGACGTTCTTGTTCTCGTCATCCTGGCCGACGATCACGTACTCGGTGGACTGCTCGCCGTAGTAGATCCGCGGCTGCTCCGCCTTGATCAGGTCGGTCGCCTCGGAGCAGTCGGTCTGGCCCTGCCCGCCACCACCGAGGAAGCCGGACACGAAGTACGGCAGACCGGTGCCGCAGACCCGGTTGGCCGGCGCCGCCACCAGGCCGTAGCCGTGGGTGTAGACGGTGTGCCGGTTGATCCAGTTGCGCTGCTGGGCGGTGAGCTTGTCGTCGTTTATCTCGCGGGCGCCGACCACGTAGTCCTGGCTCTTGCCGTCGATCGTGTAGCGGTCGACGTCCAGCTTCTCGCCGAAGTCGTAGAAGCCACGGGGCTGCTGGGACTGGGTGAACGCCTGGGAGACGAGCTGCGGGTCGACCAGCCGGACGTTCTGCGCGCTGGTGTCGGCGGCCAGTGTCTCCGGTGGCCGGGCACTGCGGGCCGCGTACTGCGTGACGTCGGTGTTCTCCAACCCGAACGCCGCCCTGGTCGCTTCGATCGACCGTAAGATGTAGGGCGACTCCTTGTCCGAGAGGCTGGGCTTGACCTGGAAGTTCTGCACCGCCAGCGGGTAGATGCCGCCGATCGCCACGGCCGAGATGGCCAGCAGGGCGAGCGAGACACCGGGCCAGACCAGGTTCCGCATCACCGCGTTCGAGAAGACGATGATCGCGATCGCCACCACCACGGAGATGTAGGCGAGGATCTCCTTGGCCGGAAGCAGCGCGTTGACGTCGGTGTAGCCGGCGCCGTAGAGATCCGGCGACACGTGCTTCTCCAGCAGCAGGGCCCGCCGGTCCAGCACGTAGGCCACCGCCTTGAGCAGCACGAAGACCGCGACCAGGGTGGTCAGGTGGGCACGCGCCGCCACGGTCATCCGGTCGCCGACGCCCTGGAGGCGCACACCGCCGAAGATGTAGTGCACCGCCAGCGCGCCGAGCACCGACAGCACCACGGCCGTGAAGCCGAGCCCGAGCAGGTAGCGCAACCACGGGTACTCGAACACGTAGAACGAGATGTCGATGTTGAACTGCGGGTCCGGGACGCCGAACGGTTCGCCGTTGCGGAACAGCATCCAGTCGCTCCACCGGCTCTGCGCGGAGAGGCCCGCGAAGAAGCCGATGACCAGACCGGTCACCGCGATCCACGTCCCCAGGCGCGGGGCGAGGATCATCCGGTAGCGCTCGAGGGTGGCCTGTTCGGCGGAGTGCGGGCGCAGCAGCGGCCGCAGGCGGTACGCCAGGTAGAGGTTACCGGCGACGATCAGGGTCATCACCACACCGACCGCCACGAACAGGACGAGGCGGGTCAGCAGCACCCCGGAGAAGACACTCGTCTTCTGGACCTCGGAGAACCACAGATAGTCGGTGTACGCGTCGATACCCCAACCGAGCAGCGTGAATAGGACGAAGACCCCGACCAGGACGCCGACGGTGACGCGACCGCGCCGGCTCATCCTCGGTAGAGGACTGTTACGCATGACCACGTTGGCTCCACACTTCCTCTGGCCGGTTCTTCACCTTACGATGTCGCATCCAGCTTCGATACGCGGCAGAACTGTCTCGTCACTCCTGGCACACACATCACGATGCCGAGCACGGTTTCGGGGTGTTACCGGAGGTGAAGGCCTGTAGCGCGGTGAGCGCGTCGTCCACCGTGGCCACCTCGGCCATCGGCAGGCCGGGCACGGCGTTCCGCAGCGCCTCCGCACAGTTCTCCCGGGGGACCAGGAAGAGCTCGGCGCCGGCCTTCTTCGCGCCGACCAGCTTCTGCGGGATGCCGCCGATCGGGCCGACGTTGCCGCTGTCGTCGATGGTGCCGGTGCCCGCGATCACCTTGCCGCCGGTCAGGTCCTCGGGGCGCATCTTGTCGATGATGCCGAGGGTGAACATCAGGCCGGCGCTCGGCCCACCGATCTTGTCGAGGTCGATCTCGATCTCGTACGGGTTGGGCTGCTTGGTGTCGATCTCGATGCCGATCCGCGGCGTGCCGTCCTTCTCGTCGGCGCGCGAGGTGATCTGCGCCGTGGCCGGCTGCCCGCCCCGGGTGTAGGCGACCG includes these proteins:
- a CDS encoding UPF0182 family membrane protein; translated protein: MSRRGRVTVGVLVGVFVLFTLLGWGIDAYTDYLWFSEVQKTSVFSGVLLTRLVLFVAVGVVMTLIVAGNLYLAYRLRPLLRPHSAEQATLERYRMILAPRLGTWIAVTGLVIGFFAGLSAQSRWSDWMLFRNGEPFGVPDPQFNIDISFYVFEYPWLRYLLGLGFTAVVLSVLGALAVHYIFGGVRLQGVGDRMTVAARAHLTTLVAVFVLLKAVAYVLDRRALLLEKHVSPDLYGAGYTDVNALLPAKEILAYISVVVAIAIIVFSNAVMRNLVWPGVSLALLAISAVAIGGIYPLAVQNFQVKPSLSDKESPYILRSIEATRAAFGLENTDVTQYAARSARPPETLAADTSAQNVRLVDPQLVSQAFTQSQQPRGFYDFGEKLDVDRYTIDGKSQDYVVGAREINDDKLTAQQRNWINRHTVYTHGYGLVAAPANRVCGTGLPYFVSGFLGGGGQGQTDCSEATDLIKAEQPRIYYGEQSTEYVIVGQDDENKNVEFDRPQEQNASSGDVLYTYEGKGGVEIGSFFRRMVFAIKNTESNFLLSDAVNADSRLMYIREPRERVAKVAPFLTIDGDPYPAVVNGRITWILDGYTTAKTYPYAQKINLATETRDELTGTGSFALAKDDVNYMRNSVKATVDAYDGTVTLYEFDEQDPVLKAWNKAFGGDLIVPKSQIPAALAEHFRYPADLFKVQRNLLTKFHVTDARTFFSGDDFWQVPNAPDSPSSGKQPPFYLNVKLPEQEETRFQLTSGVTPANRENMAALISGSYVDGQPRLEVLELPDNTVVPGPVQVHQRMVNNSSVSNQLTLLTRSGQATVLYGNLISLPLADDILYVEPVYVRDSQASTAPLLQKVLVSYGDAGNYVVLADNLTGGLEALAALGKAAPPSTGGTPTTPTTPPSTNQPPGQISAELAQAAADVDKAIEDLRAAQQAGDFAKQGEALKALDEAMARFQAASKPGAAPSTSPSTSPSPSTAASPSGTSGG